TTAAATCAGCAAATGAGTGAGGTTGGTCTAGCGGTAGCTAAAGAGATGGAGACTTTCGGAGGCCGAGATAGTAATTTGGGGAACTTAGGTATCGATTTTGGAATTGATAAAGACCATCGCCTTTTTGTCATCGAGATAAATCATCGAAACCCGAGACATCGCATGGCAGTGGATGCTGGCGAGTGGGTCATTTATAAAAAAGCAAATGCCTTGTTGGCAGGTTATGCCACAAGGCTTGCATTAGGTAATGAACATACTATTTTTAATAAAAAGGCAAAGCCCCTCATTTTATAGTCTAAGTAGGCTCTCCCTCTCTTTCATATAGTATGACTAGAAACTAAAAAGGAGGGAAGCTATGTTAAGAAAAAACAATAGAGACTCTAGTATAAAGATAAGAAAAGGTGGCGCAATCGTTTTAGTATAAATGCTTTGTAAAGAGATTTGTGCCGCTTTCGTTTTGGACAAGATGACACAAGCCGAGTAAATCTGTTTTCTGTCTGACCTCTTGAAGCGAATGAACGTGAGGGAGGATTGGAAGGAGGAATCACCGTGAATATTAAAACGATTAAAACGGAAGAGGTCAATAAAGTGTATCTTCCAAAAGCAATTACAACCTCAAAGCCCGAATTAATGGCATTAGAGAAAGTGACTTTTCACTTTGGCTCTCGAAAAAAAGAATTAGGTGTTGAGTTTTTAGATGAGCTGAGTCAAGATGACATGGGACTCTCACACAATGTGAAGGAAGAGATGGGCATTCCTGATATAGGCTTCGAACTGACCATCATGGGTGACCAAATAAGGATAGGGCCAGTTATATTGTATTTAGTATCAAAGAGGCTCATTAAACGTTTAGAAATCTTGAAAGAACGGATTGAGAAGTCCGTTTCCTTCGATGGTTTAATTCTACTGAGCACTGTGGATGGAATTAATACAGACGAACAACAAATTGAAGGATATTATTTTCAACCTAGTACAAATACGAGAGAGGCTCAGTGGAAAGAAGGGGTCTTTCCGTACCCCGATGCTATATTTAAAAGAGTTGTTACCTCGGAAGAGATGACTGAGCACTTGTACGAAAAGACAAATGGTCGTATCTTTAATTCTCATTATTTCAATAAATGGGACATGTGGGAATGGTTAGCCCCTGATTCCTTTATAAGGAGACACCTCCCTTATACGCAAACTCTTACGTCATTTGATGATATTTATCAGATGCTTGATGTGTATGAGTGCGTGTATTTAAAACCGAAAAGTGGGTCTGGTGGTAAAGGAATTATACAAGTGAAGAAGGGACAAAAGGGAACGTACGAAATGACGTCACAAAAAAAGGGGTTACAGCAGATTGAACAATTAGAAGACGATCCGATCATTGATAAAATAATAAGGAATAAAGAGGATTATATGATTCAGCAGGACGTGGGTTATCTGCATGATACGAGAAATGTGGATTTTCGTATTTACATGCAAAAAAATGAAACGAAAGAGTGGACATGTACTGGATTAATTGCTAGGTTTGGAAAACCAGGGAGTGTCACAACTAACTTGCGTAATCTTGATTATTTAATGGAAGGAAAAGAGGCATTTAAAGAACTTTTTGATAACAGTGAACACGACCATAATCAGCTAGAGAAAAAAGTGAAAAATATATGTTCATACGCATGTGAACTCCTTGATCAGCATGGTTGTTTTGGAGATATCGCAATAGATTTTATTTTAGATAATAATGGACATGTATGGATTTTAGAAATGAATAAGCGATATGGCTATAAAAGTTTTTCAATTATTGAAGATTCATTACTTTATCGAAAAATCATAAGAAAACCATTTATGTATGCAAGCTCGCTTGCGGGGTTTCATGTGAAAGATAAATGTAAACTAAAAAAAAAGAAACAAGATCACTTATTTATTAACACGATGACAAAGTTATTAAATGATGAACCAAATGTTAAGCCTATCGTATCGGATTTATGCGAACTTGTGATGTTTGGAAAAGAAATTGTCCATTATCAAAAAAGTCATTACAAATCGAAAGAAGAAAGAACTGAGTCTATTCATTAAAGAGAATCAAATCTGATATAGGATGTATAAGAGTTAAAGGTGAGAGAGTGAAGGATAGGAAAAGCTGCCCGCATTGATAGCGGGCAGTATTCAACATGCTTACGAGATAGCGATTAATCCTTTGAGTGACGCTCTCCAACTTGGAAATCGTCCGCATGCTTAAACATGTATTCCACCGTAACAGGCGCTTGTCCTGTTAGTTTTTTAAAATCGTCAGTGAAGAGGTCCATTTTTCCTAAACGAATGGCTTGGGCAAAGGTAACCATCCCCTCTGATGAAAAGGGGGCTTCTGAATCTTCTTTAAATTTGCCATCTGTCGTTCTAGGAACCCCCATAGCATCAAATATTGCATAGTTTTCTTCATCGGTAATTTCTTGATAAATGACATTGTTCCCTGTTACCTTGTTACCGATTGTAACAAAATCAGACATTGTCATTAACTCAGGTCCATTTATATTTAAAATAGCACTCTTATAATCTGTTGATGCTAGAGCATGAGCCACCGCTTTGGCACAATCTTTCCGAGATATATAGGCCATTTTTCCATCGCCTTGACTATTTTTTAACACGCCGTCTCCTTTTACATACGTGAAATAATTCGTAATCATCGCTTCAGCATATTGAGAGTTGCGAAGGAAGATATAATCTAATCCTACACTGTTAATATAATCCTCCGTATAGTTGTGATCTATTTTTTCGACACTTGGATTTGTTTCATCCGCCGCATTGACGAGTGATGTATAAATGATTTGTTTAACACCCGCTTCTTTTGCAGCATCTACGACGTTTCGGTGAGCACGTTGGCGTTTCAAACCCACAAATGGCATAGAAATTAATGCTAATTTTTCGGCACCGGCAAACGCGTTTACAAGACCATCTGATGTATTAAAATCTGTTACATGTGTTTCGATGCCTTGTTCGGCATACTCTTTTAGTGCTTCAAGATTGTAGCTGCAAAAAATAACCTCATCGTGTTCGACTAGCTCTAACAAATAGTTGGCTGCTTGCTTTCCTAGATTCCCATCAATACCTGTGAGTAGTAATTTCCCCATCGTTAACACTCCCTCTTTAGAATTAATGACAACTTCATATTATGTGAAGTAATGAGCAAAGTCTAACGCTAAAACCGTATGGGCTATTGGGAAAACCAATGACGTAGTTGCTCAATAAATGGTTGTATTGCTGGATTCATATTATCCTTTAAATGCGCTATTTCTATTTTATACGTGTGACGAGAATCTTTTAATGGGATTAATTGAACTTCCTCTTTCGGATAAGCTAGTCGATAATTCTCTGGAAAAAAACCAATTAAATTCTCAGTGATGATATGAAATAATTCTGTTTCTACATCATCTACCGTACGAACAATATTCGGCTCATATCCATCCTCTATAGCGTTTTGAATCATGAGATAATAGGAGTTTCCAATTGCTGTGGCGTTTAACATGACGAGCGGAAACGCATAGAGTTCTTCTTTTGTAATAGCGTCACGATTGAACAACGGATGCTGGTGACTTACGACGGCACAGTACTTTCCTTTATATAAGGAATGCGTTTGTATACCGTCCTTTTCTTTAAACTCTGAATCAACCGCAATCGCTACATCATACAGGCCTTTCTGCAAGAATTCAGAGATATTCTTTAACAATACTTTTGATAATTCCAGACGAATGTGTGGATTTGTTTCTTTAAATGTAGGAATCAACGGCAATAGCTGTTGAATATCAGTGAATGCTGAATATTCTAAGCTTAAAAAGTGATCTTGATGAAAATTGGCCATTTTTGCCTTCATATGACTGTATTGCTTCCAAAGTACGAGTGCCTCTCCATAAAAAAGCCATCCAGCTTTTGTAGGCTCAATAGGTAGCTGTTTTCGGTTAATTAATTGCACATCAAATTCTTTTTCTAATGAGGCCACTTGTTGGCTTATAGTCGTTTGCGACACAAAATTTTTCTTTGCTGTCTCAGTAAAATTTCGACATTCAACGAGATCAATAAAATATTTAATTTTTTCAATATTCATGTTGACCCCCTATTACTTTATAATATTATAATTGTCTATCGTTCTATGGGAAGCTGCGACCACGTCATAGTTTCTTATATTATTTTATCGAGAAAACAGGCTAAAGATTAGCTTTAAATTTAGCTTTTGCATGACTTGCGGTAATCACTTGGGGACATCTCTGTTTTTTTTGGATAAACGACTAAAATAATACATGTCAGTGTATCCGACTGTGCTTGCGATTTCCCGAATGGAATGTTGGGTGAATAAGAGTAATTCTTGTGTTTTTTTATTCGAAATCTAATCAAATAATCGATTGTGCTCATACCATTTAAATATCGAAATTGGGCTGAAAAAACCCCCTGACTGCCTTTCCATTGCTTAACTCCTTAATTGGTGATTGTTATCAATTATACTATATTTGAGCTTACTGAATAACTTGTAAACCTTGATCTACCAACAATGGAAGATAATTAAATCGCAATCTAGTACGAAAAAATTCTAACTATGTAGTCAAAATTTGCGGTTGCTATCAGCGTTTATTGTAACTACCGATATCTCTAATCTCCCCTTCTTGGGTAGGTAATGTTTAATTTTAATAAAATGGATGGTCTAAAGAATGAAGATGGATTATTTGAATGATCATTACGTCTAAGATAGACACTTTAGTAACATACTTTATAGTTCGTGAATAAAATATATATTGCATTTACTCTCTCAGTTATTCTATTACCTCTATATAAGTGAAAATAGCCAGTTACCGATAAGAGAACGGACAAATGTCTTTTTTGTTACGAGGTAATCATATGACGAACTTAGAAATGACACAGAGGCTCTATAGCAGATAACCTTAGTATGATAAGTTTTTACGATAGAACTGTTGATAGCTATATCGTAATATTTTCAATATATTCGGGCATTAGATGTGTTCATTTGCTACAAGTGTCATTTAAAAAGAGGGATATAAATAATAAAGGAAGAGTTATTTTGTAAAATATAAAATACTAGGTGACTAGCATAATTATCGATGATAGTAGACTCTTACCGTTTCTATTAAACAGATTAAACCATACATTATCTCAACACGTATAAAGGAGTTGATGAAAGTGTATGGTTTTTCTATGGTGAAAACGATGCGGACACATGCAAGAAAATTAGATAAATCTTGTAGAGATTACGTCATGACGATGTACAAACCATTTAGGCGTACACCGTGTTTTTTGCATAAACCGTTAGAAAGGTTTTTGAAGAGAGTAACTAAGCTATCAGTGATTATACAATTTGAGAATAAGTGCCTTCATGAAGGGTGTAAAGAATTTGATGCCATTGCGAAAAAGTATGTTAGATGTAAACGGAAGAGAACGTTCTTCAGTATATCTTGTTGTAGTGCTACTATTACACCGCAAGCGTTAGAAGATCTCCTTTCTTCATGTCACTCTCTAAAAAAGGTCTTCTTAAACAGAGAGGTAGCCGCGTTCTTGGACACTGCTGTAGAAGCCAGTCATGCTCAACAAATCGTGCGTCAGGGTAA
The genomic region above belongs to Bacillus sp. A301a_S52 and contains:
- a CDS encoding YheC/YheD family protein, producing MNIKTIKTEEVNKVYLPKAITTSKPELMALEKVTFHFGSRKKELGVEFLDELSQDDMGLSHNVKEEMGIPDIGFELTIMGDQIRIGPVILYLVSKRLIKRLEILKERIEKSVSFDGLILLSTVDGINTDEQQIEGYYFQPSTNTREAQWKEGVFPYPDAIFKRVVTSEEMTEHLYEKTNGRIFNSHYFNKWDMWEWLAPDSFIRRHLPYTQTLTSFDDIYQMLDVYECVYLKPKSGSGGKGIIQVKKGQKGTYEMTSQKKGLQQIEQLEDDPIIDKIIRNKEDYMIQQDVGYLHDTRNVDFRIYMQKNETKEWTCTGLIARFGKPGSVTTNLRNLDYLMEGKEAFKELFDNSEHDHNQLEKKVKNICSYACELLDQHGCFGDIAIDFILDNNGHVWILEMNKRYGYKSFSIIEDSLLYRKIIRKPFMYASSLAGFHVKDKCKLKKKKQDHLFINTMTKLLNDEPNVKPIVSDLCELVMFGKEIVHYQKSHYKSKEERTESIH
- a CDS encoding NmrA family NAD(P)-binding protein; protein product: MGKLLLTGIDGNLGKQAANYLLELVEHDEVIFCSYNLEALKEYAEQGIETHVTDFNTSDGLVNAFAGAEKLALISMPFVGLKRQRAHRNVVDAAKEAGVKQIIYTSLVNAADETNPSVEKIDHNYTEDYINSVGLDYIFLRNSQYAEAMITNYFTYVKGDGVLKNSQGDGKMAYISRKDCAKAVAHALASTDYKSAILNINGPELMTMSDFVTIGNKVTGNNVIYQEITDEENYAIFDAMGVPRTTDGKFKEDSEAPFSSEGMVTFAQAIRLGKMDLFTDDFKKLTGQAPVTVEYMFKHADDFQVGERHSKD
- a CDS encoding LysR family transcriptional regulator is translated as MNIEKIKYFIDLVECRNFTETAKKNFVSQTTISQQVASLEKEFDVQLINRKQLPIEPTKAGWLFYGEALVLWKQYSHMKAKMANFHQDHFLSLEYSAFTDIQQLLPLIPTFKETNPHIRLELSKVLLKNISEFLQKGLYDVAIAVDSEFKEKDGIQTHSLYKGKYCAVVSHQHPLFNRDAITKEELYAFPLVMLNATAIGNSYYLMIQNAIEDGYEPNIVRTVDDVETELFHIITENLIGFFPENYRLAYPKEEVQLIPLKDSRHTYKIEIAHLKDNMNPAIQPFIEQLRHWFSQ